TGATAATTAAACTTGTATTATAGCTTGTACCGTAGATATTTAATGTAGGAGTCGAGTAAATGCGATTTTTGCTCGGTCTGTGTAGCCGTTTATACACAAGGGATGATTTATGCTCCAAGCACGAATGTTAGGGTGAATGGCCAGGGGTTCTTGCCCCTGGAACATGTAGGATAGGAAACGCTATCTCCCCTCTGTCTAGGAAAGTAAGGGGTAGTATGGTTGACCCGTTGTTCCATTCTAGTAAAGGAAAGAAGCTCTGTTACAAGGTCCATGGAAGTAGTTGGATGTCCTTTGACCGTTTTATAAGCTCAAGGATTTGTTACTCATAGGGGTTTGCCAGTTTATACCTCATCCTTGTCTGGACCAACAGCCGAAACGAGGTCCTTAAATGCTCACATCTCGCTTTAAACTTGCAGAAAAGAAGGGTATACAGTGTTAACGACTGGGAATGGAATTGGTTGAGTTATCATCGGTGCTACATTAAAACAAGTGTTAGGATTTACAACAGTATATCTAACATCGTAGTATACTAGGtaatgaaaatgtagtatgagCCAGGAAAAAAAACTGTGGAAATAGACATTAAATGTCAAAGTATAGTTACGGATACTAAATCCCATTGGTGACTGAATGTCGGATATTTTCCAGGGAACTAAAGATAATCTATACACCACCTGTAACTACCTGGTCAGCCGTATATTTGTAGGATCGTTCAGAAATCAAATTCtttttgaaacatttaGGAAGTTTACTATACCAAAACATACATCAAGACAAAAACATTGCGCACCACATTCTACCATGGAAGGAGAGATGTAAAGGAAACataaatggaaaggatTTAGAAGAAGTTCTGGGAAACTTATTGGGAAATCTCAATTGAGGATCATTCCTCACGCCAGAATAACTGGATAAATGGTACGGAAGAACATTTTATAAACAGGTCAGACTCTGAATGAGGGAGTAACGATTTTGGCGCTAAAGGTATTTCTGGGAAAAGGCACAGAGAAGTCCCATATAACCTATGGAACACAAGATTGTAGGATCATTGGGGATAAAGGGTAAACATTGCGCTTATGAGTTAATCCTATACCAAGGGAAAATTAGCAAACTTGTCCTTGGGTATAGATATTCCCGCATTATCCTCTTTAATCTCTGGAGAATCACGAGGTTTATCTGTGCACCATATGGAtgaatttacaaaataaatgaCTCTTGAGGAGTCTATAATGATGCGGGAATTATCTACTCTATCTGCAGTGATAACAAATGGGTATTACGTATTCCGTCATTGCAGATATCTCTCAGAATGTTAGTAATGGCACGAAAACATACTATgggaagaatggaaatacCATAGGTCTCACTAGGTCAAACGAGCCGAAGATTAAAACAAAGGATAGAggaaatgaggaagagcCACTTAAGAATTACAAACAATACCACCATaaatttccagaaaataATGCTTGGTGGTCGGTTACTTATGAATTAGAGGCTATAAATCATGGAAGTAACAAACAAGAGGGACTTAATAAAGTTGGATTTAAAACCTATAAGGCACTGAAAGTGGTATACTGGTTACGTGATGAACACAATTCATTTCCACTGATAATTGGTCTCGGTACAGATACTGTGACTTATTTTAAGCGAAGTGAAACTATCACTAACAGATGGGAAAAGGCTGATAAGATAATCCACCCTGCAGATTTATCCGACTACAATAGAGTGTTATGCGAGCTCAATAAAAACTTCAGAAATGTTGTGATAGTAAGCATCAATGCTGATAATAAACAGAACTACTGTGGTCATCCTTCAGTCAAGCAAGGGGAATCCACTCCAAACGATTGTGAAGAGAAGCCTACATTTCCCACTGTCAAAGTAACATGTAACGGGTGGACTACCAAAGGCTTTGATAGGTACAATCATAAGCTTTGTGACAATACTTCCATGAGAATTTTATCTGCTTTATACAGTGATAGTGTATATTCGTTTGAAAAAAGGGATGTTTATACACAAATTAGTGAGGTTAATGTGTACTACTCTTCCGACGATGCTGCAAGGAAGAAACCACTAATCACAGAATTGGTTATTAGTACGGGAATATCAGAGtattacacatttaatGATGGTTTTACTAAGATTGATCTAGATGGTAATGGTCTTACTTGTCATCTTGATGAACTTAACTGTAGGCAAAATAACATTGTTGTTGCTAACGTATCTAAGAAGGAGAACTATTGTTGCAAATGCAGATGTGAAAGAGATAAGGAGAGAATTCGCGTCACTAAGAATACTGGATCCGCGAATGCACCCAGTGGATACAGTATATATGAACATACTCTTGAAAGTACAGGGGATCAAGCAAGTCCAAAACCCTCTTTTAATAAGCATAGGTTCAGGGATGACCCTAAAGATTTTACATGGTCTGAAAGTTCAATGACAGATATAAAGAAGGTATATGTCTACTTTTGTGACAATAACACAAATATGCCATTGCTTATTTATGTGGATAAAGGATCAGGGTACGGAAAATGGTTCAAGAGGACTTCTGGAGGCTCCACCACTTGGATATCAGATGATTCTAGCTCCTTGCAAAGCAAATTTCCTGAGTCAGAAGCCAATGGAGAAATTAATAAGGCACTTTTAGAGATCtgcaaagtttttaaaCTCAATTGTGAACatccatcatcttcagatAATGGAAAAGCCTCTGGTGAACCCGCTCTTGGTGGTAAAGCTAAAGGTCCTAAACAAGGAGATAGTGAAACTGATTCTAGTCTAAATtctccttttccagagACAAAAACCAGCTCCGTTGAAAGATCAAACAGTATAGAAACTGTCCCTAAAATAGAAATCACTCAAGAGGGCAGAGATAATTCTGGACAGGACCAACCCAGTGACCCTAACAAAACAAATGTGGCAAATAGTAACATTCGTGAAGGGGAAGGACATACTAATGGTATAGATGACATTGAACAATCCAACAATTCTGAGAATGGAAATCTATCTCCATCTCCTAAAAATTCACCTACTGTTCCTTTAGAATTACCTATTTCATTGGAAAAAGTAAGACAATTTTTTGAATCTATCGGATTTACGACTGACAAATTAATTAAAGCAGCAAGTATTGGTGGATTTGGAGCGGTAAGCATTGGTACTGGTAAATTAATACACTTTTGCATTACGCGGCCAGTTTAATGGAGCGTTTTACCCTTAATATAGGATTAAAGGGAATTTGTCTCGagtagaatatttttaaaaatacaattgTATTCATAATACCATCATTTGTCATTTTGTCGATCGAATATACACAAAACTCTGGTCAAAAGGTTTTAAATTTACCATcaatattttaattgtaAAATAATCGCACTTTTCTTGTGACCCACAGGGTTGTTGTCTTGTGACAAATTTGTTAATTTTTTTTCGTTTTGTATACAACCGATGGTTTATCTTGAATGTATTGTATCTAGTGAAGCGATTATGTAAGAAAGAATTAAGATACTACTAAACGTAACCACGGATTTATTATTAGCGTTATGACTTATGACGTGTAAGTAAAACTCCGTGGAGATTTCAACACAAACATACGCCTTCGTGTTCTGTGTAGCAGAATCTTTGTGCTAATAGCCATTCATGGCCATCTTAAAGATTCCATCTTTACTGCATTATGAGCTCAATGTCTGGGAAAACTCTACTGCATACAACAATCTCATAGTTCACCACGTTCACGCAGCCTCTTAACAATCTTTTTGCCATATGACAGCCTCTTCTTAACCGAACTCTTGTACTTGTTATCAAGTGTCGGAGGTGGTGGGAGCAGGCCTCTTCTGTATATCGACTTGTATATAGTATCTATTGAACTGCTATTTCCAAGATTAAGTCCCTTTAGTGAACTTGACATTTCTTCTGTAAGTAAAAGCTTTGGCGGGTCATTCTTAAACTTTTTATTTGAGATTCTGGTTGGTATACGTCCAGACACAAGTTTTCTGacaaagtttttaaatttaCGGGCCTTTTCAATTCCACCTTTGGTTGTGTCCTTATCCATCTTTTGTAAAACCTTGATATGGTTTACATCGTTTACCAACTTTTTAATATTCTTGGCAAGCAGTTGTTTTCTTTCCTCCAACTTTGCACGCTTCATCCTATTCCTATCTGTGCGTGTCTtctttttgttttttttTGTCCTTTTCCCCTCTTCCTCTTGGTCGCTTTCATCGGCATCCtccatattttcatcaCCCATATCCTCGTCCTGGAGTGCATTTGTGAGTGAAGTCTCATCAGTCTTTCCTTGGACAATTAGGTTGATCAGTTTCTGCTTCTGTTTGAAGCCAATTTCCGCAAGATTAAGCGACGGGAATGTTGTATGTAAGACAGTGTCTAGACTCTCGCTAACTTTTGTGTTTTTATCCTCTTGAACTTGGTCTACAACTCTATTCAGGAGTTCCAGGTAATCCGATGGATCTGGATTGTAACTCTGACCAGGATGTGGAAGCTCCACTGGAGGTATAATCTGGTTAATGTTGGATATTTTTCCAAGGGGTTTCCCAGAATCTGGTCCAACAGCTGCATCATCTGCCCAAATATCATCACTTTTAACATTGGTAGACGACTCTATGCCGttttgcacattttcaTACTCAACTACCATTTCATTTTTCTTCTCAATGAGGTGTTTTGCGAGTTTCTTGATTTTATTTAGTTCAGCTTTGCTCTGTACATTCTTTTTTGGCTTGCTCTGCTTCAAGAGGCTTGGTCTTTCACTCGAGGTTTTTCCTGTATATGAGTATAGCGAGTTTTGAGATGTGATAGGTGTCTGATGTTCATAAACAGCCAGAGGGATCATGCCATATAAATGCAGGAATTAGATATCATCTCAGTGAACGAACGTTATTCCTTTCTATTGCTATCCAAATTCGGTGTTATAAGTCTGCATAagtcctagcattccagtataccaacaagagagtagtctagaggggagagtctctaccacctaccaCAGGtagggagaacatactgcattagtgGTTAACATTCCATCCACAGGATGAATAATGAGTGGTCTTTAAATTATAATTCTAGTGTacaattaaaatgttttacTGTGATCCATTGGGCTGATTAGTGCTATTAGTCTTTCAAACATGATTAAGAAGACTCATTAGATCTGCCTAACCCACGGGTCAGAGTAATTTTGGTagaatttataaagtttccatgATGCAAAAGTAGTTATAATAGATGCTGTAAAAATACCAGCAAATGCTCCAAGAATGTTCTCTATACCCCAATCAGTAAGACCTGAGGCTTCTTGAAGTTGATCTTTAAGAGGTTCAAAAGCAGAAGTATCAGAACCAAGACCAATTTTTagtctttcaccatctatagcatcttcagccatttgagcTACAGGAGTTccttgtaggagaatcttagtctcagattctgtatcaggaacctggtcagataagtcagcaGCTGGAacttcctcacgttgaacACCGTTTTGTCCAAGATGTTCAGGATCAAGAGTTCTAGTACATTGTTGCAAGCCTGTACATCCAAGTCGATTTAGTTCCTCCGCAAGTGCTTTAAAGTCTTTGTCGCTACAGTCAAGTATACTGAGATTGTCAGGTGTTATACTTTTGAGGCCATCAGGGGCTTTTTCCCAAACGTGGTTACCCTTGTTCTGATACCAACCTGTAGCACCTGCGCCTCCACCATGAACATAGATGAGAACCGGATCCCTACTATCAGAGTAAAATACATAGACTTTTACCAACTCTTTGGTAGGTAACCCAAGGCCAGTAATAtttatcctcttccttttaACACCAACAGTATAATAGTACTTGATAGCCGCTACCCTCCATATACCAGTATTAACTTTATGCTCGTAGTATGTAAGGTGACTTAAGCTATGTCTTGTACAAGAAACGGTCTTTTGCTCAACATAGACCCTTTCTTCGCCATGATGATTGTAACAACAGTACTTGTTTCCTTGAGAAGATTTATTCCTGGTAATATCTATAACAACTGCATTGTTGAGTTGGCAATTAAGATGTTCCAGTTTCTGCTCAAGATTCTCATCAGAGAGTGGTTGATTGGATTGAGAACCTGAGAATACAGGAAGCGGATTCCATGGGTTTCTACCAGTACCCCTGATATAATACTTAGTTCCTTTAGCCGTTGTGGTAACTTCAACTAGGAGCGCCTTCTTAGGTTTCCCATCCTTAGAATCCTCAtgcttccagtaataagctgAAACTGAAGTTACATGGTCTCTACCGACTCCTACATTCTTGCTTTGATCATCAATTACTGCCATTAGTGTGAATGGTTGACTTCTTTCACCCGAGTCTTTATGTTCATATTTGAAGAAGTCTGAGTACTTTCCATACCTTGTGACAGTAATCTGCCTACCTCTGGAAATACTTCCTTTATATTTCTTAGgagttttatcatcaatTGGCTTTTCTTTAATATTAATGATTACTAGTGGACCTGCCATGGTTGATAGGGTATATATACCATGATGCTCAGAACAAGTTCTTTGGATTGAATCCTCAAGAGCTAGAGCTTGAATCTGAGCTTAAAGTCTTTCAGGACCAGCAGGATCAAAAGCAGTTTAAGGAACCATAGGGAGGGAAGGAGTATGACCAAGGAGAAGTAGAGGTTTTCGAGGGAGATTGAAGAGCAGTAGCCAATGAGTACTACCAGTATAGACACTATGAACAGAAGTAAGAGTAGTAGAGTCAGAGGAAGTAAGAGcttgttcttcagatcCAAGTGTTTCAGGTTCCTGATCTTTAGCAGCAGGTCTTTAGGGTCCTCTAGCATTACCACTAGCATCACATTCAGTAGAAGAGCCAGCAGTAGATCCTTCAGCTTTACTAGCaccttcatatttattCAGTAGTATTTCCTAATAGCCCCTCCACCGGTTCCCCTCTATCCTACTCATCCTTCTACAATAGACTCCTTCATACTATTTTCCATAGTACTCCATCCAcctctcaactggtgtgagtAGACTGGTCAGTATGAATGAATGTCAAATGAGCAGTGTACAAGGATTGGTATAATAATAACTGTATGTCGCATCAAGTTCCGCTTATGGACATACGGTCCAGGAATCCTACGGTACAACTCACATCTCATTGTCAGCCTTCCTTTTATCTCACCACCTCAGCCATACGCTAACTATAGCATAGATTTGAAAGTAAGAACGTCAGTTGCTTAGGTAAATCAGCTTCCAGAGGTTCCATGACTGCCACCTGGCAGTGTCCCTTGGATCACGCCTTTACATGGACAGTTTTCACAAATAGAACGATTTTACAATCCCCTACATGTTTACAACTACAATTTAGTTCCAATTTTGAGCGAAAATATCCATTTAAGGCAAAAATCTCACTTTATGGCATAGACATCCCTCTGGACTGTTATTTGCCAATTTCAAGGGCATAATTGCCGTAGAAAGGTTTAAATCATATGAACTTATGCACAAAAACACAAACCTGCGATATCATAAATTAAATTCGTTTCATTTAGTGATTTTGAGAGATTATTGAGTATATTGTTGCTAATGATTGCTTCGTGCTCGGCACTAGTGTCAATCTTTTTCTTATATctcctcttcatcttgaCTACAAGTGAGGAAAAAGATCGAGTGGTGAAGAAGGGCCCAAGTGGGTT
This region of Theileria equi strain WA chromosome 1, complete sequence genomic DNA includes:
- a CDS encoding hypothetical protein (encoded by transcript BEWA_020680A), which gives rise to MGITYSVIADISQNVSNGTKTYYGKNGNTIGLTRSNEPKIKTKDRGNEEEPLKNYKQYHHKFPENNAWWSVTYELEAINHGSNKQEGLNKVGFKTYKALKVVYWLRDEHNSFPLIIGLGTDTVTYFKRSETITNRWEKADKIIHPADLSDYNRVLCELNKNFRNVVIVSINADNKQNYCGHPSVKQGESTPNDCEEKPTFPTVKVTCNGWTTKGFDRYNHKLCDNTSMRILSALYSDSVYSFEKRDVYTQISEVNVYYSSDDAARKKPLITELVISTGISEYYTFNDGFTKIDLDGNGLTCHLDELNCRQNNIVVANVSKKENYCCKCRCERDKERIRVTKNTGSANAPSGYSIYEHTLESTGDQASPKPSFNKHRFRDDPKDFTWSESSMTDIKKVYVYFCDNNTNMPLLIYVDKGSGYGKWFKRTSGGSTTWISDDSSSLQSKFPESEANGEINKALLEICKVFKLNCEHPSSSDNGKASGEPALGGKAKGPKQGDSETDSSLNSPFPETKTSSVERSNSIETVPKIEITQEGRDNSGQDQPSDPNKTNVANSNIREGEGHTNGIDDIEQSNNSENGNLSPSPKNSPTVPLELPISLEKVRQFFESIGFTTDKLIKAASIGGFGAVSIGTGKLIHFCITRPV
- a CDS encoding hypothetical protein (encoded by transcript BEWA_020690A), producing the protein MIPLAVYEHQTPITSQNSLYSYTGKTSSERPSLLKQSKPKKNVQSKAELNKIKKLAKHLIEKKNEMVVEYENVQNGIESSTNVKSDDIWADDAAVGPDSGKPLGKISNINQIIPPVELPHPGQSYNPDPSDYLELLNRVVDQVQEDKNTKVSESLDTVLHTTFPSLNLAEIGFKQKQKLINLIVQGKTDETSLTNALQDEDMGDENMEDADESDQEEEGKRTKKNKKKTRTDRNRMKRAKLEERKQLLAKNIKKLVNDVNHIKVLQKMDKDTTKGGIEKARKFKNFVRKLVSGRIPTRISNKKFKNDPPKLLLTEEMSSSLKGLNLGNSSSIDTIYKSIYRRGLLPPPPTLDNKYKSSVKKRLSYGKKIVKRLRERGEL
- a CDS encoding hypothetical protein (encoded by transcript BEWA_020700A), with protein sequence MAGPLVIINIKEKPIDDKTPKKYKGSISRGRQITVTRYGKYSDFFKYEHKDSGERSQPFTLMAVIDDQSKNVGVGRDHVTSVSAYYWKHEDSKDGKPKKALLVEVTTTAKGTKYYIRGTGRNPWNPLPVFSGSQSNQPLSDENLEQKLEHLNCQLNNAVVIDITRNKSSQGNKYCCYNHHGEERVYVEQKTVSCTRHSLSHLTYYEHKVNTGIWRVAAIKYYYTVGVKRKRINITGLGLPTKELVKVYVFYSDSRDPVLIYVHGGGAGATGWYQNKGNHVWEKAPDGLKSITPDNLSILDCSDKDFKALAEELNRLGCTGLQQCTRTLDPEHLGQNGVQREEVPAADLSDQVPDTESETKILLQGTPVAQMAEDAIDGERLKIGLGSDTSAFEPLKDQLQEASGLTDWGIENILGAFAGIFTASIITTFASWKLYKFYQNYSDPWVRQI